In the Halichoerus grypus chromosome 4, mHalGry1.hap1.1, whole genome shotgun sequence genome, one interval contains:
- the LOC144381465 gene encoding uncharacterized protein LOC144381465 isoform X2: MSAGRSRRRGTSRLRAQRLEVPSHDPEIIYLSQNQELDTQLTELPRDPWNELLYLRSYRMPLIVLFPFILQIRVDSKYETNTALQNQVIKRAATIVSNCYQKKDVTMKTLSLLAAEVYLTCFNQLQQKANIIQNSSKF, from the exons atgagtgcggggagaagcagaaggagagggactagcagactccgtgctcagcgacTTGAGGTtccatcccatgatcctgagatcatttacctgagccaaaatcaagagttggacacccaattgactgagctacccagggatCCCTGGAATGAACTTCTATATCTAAG ATCATACAGAATGCCTCtgattgttttatttccattcatCCTTCAGATTcg AGTTGACTCAAAATATGAAACAAACACGGCACTGCAGAACCAGGTTATCAAGAGAGCTGCTACTATAGTCAGTAATTGCTACCAAAAGAAAGATGTCACGATGAAGACACTCTCATTGTTGGCAGCAGAAGTATACCTCACCTGCTTTAATCAGCTCCAGCAGAAG
- the LOC144381465 gene encoding uncharacterized protein LOC144381465 isoform X1 — MSAGRSRRRGTSRLRAQRLEVPSHDPEIIYLSQNQELDTQLTELPRDPWNELLYLRSYRMPLIVLFPFILQIRVDSKYETNTALQNQVIKRAATIVSNCYQKKDVTMKTLSLLAAEVYLTCFNQLQQKVTLTIMLPSEHIRSEQANIIQNSSKF, encoded by the exons atgagtgcggggagaagcagaaggagagggactagcagactccgtgctcagcgacTTGAGGTtccatcccatgatcctgagatcatttacctgagccaaaatcaagagttggacacccaattgactgagctacccagggatCCCTGGAATGAACTTCTATATCTAAG ATCATACAGAATGCCTCtgattgttttatttccattcatCCTTCAGATTcg AGTTGACTCAAAATATGAAACAAACACGGCACTGCAGAACCAGGTTATCAAGAGAGCTGCTACTATAGTCAGTAATTGCTACCAAAAGAAAGATGTCACGATGAAGACACTCTCATTGTTGGCAGCAGAAGTATACCTCACCTGCTTTAATCAGCTCCAGCAGAAGGTGACCCTTACAATCATGCTTCCCAGTGAACATATCAGATCAGAACAA